DNA sequence from the bacterium genome:
TTTGCTCCTGGGTCAGGATTTATTTTTGTGCAGTATTCTTGCCAACTATACCATTGTATAGGAATTTTCACACCATAGATTTTTTCGTATGTTTGAACAAAATTTAGAGATGTAATAGCGTATGCAGAACCGACATTAAAAATTTCATCAGCTGCTTTTTGTGATTTTAAAACAGCAAGGAAAAATGCTTTTGCTACATCTTCAGCATCACAGGGACCAATTAATGTTTGACCTGGCTCAGGTAAAGGGACAGGATATCCTTTTTTATGGTTTTGATGATTTTCAATGTTTCTATCTCCATAACAGTCTAGGGGAATTTTTCCAGGACCACAGATATTCGGTGGCATAATAGCAGTAAAAATAATTCCTTCTTTTTTAGCAGTATTTTTTAATTCAAGCATCTCTGCATACCTTTTTGCATAGTTGGAGAAAATACAGGGTGATTGTGTTTGTTCAGGAGTTGGGACAATTTTGGACTCCCCAAACATCCAGACAGAACCACATAATATGAAATGTTTACAGTAAATTTTAGATGTTTCATAAACTAATGGCGCATAAGAACCAAGAATATCAACTACTATTTTTGGCTTTATTTCTCTGAAAAGATTTTCCCATTCAATTTTGTTGTTATCATAATTTTTTTTTACAAATTTTATTCTAAAATTTTCTGGAGTTTGTTTAATTCCCCTCGCAACTACAAATATCTCATAATTCTCTCGTAAAAGAAATTTAACAAGGTTTATTCCTATATGGCCAGTACCTCCGATTATGCAAATTCTCATAATATTCTCCTCTGTTTAAAAATCAAATCTATCCACTTTATATTCGGGCTATTTTTGTTTTTATTTATTAAATTTAATTATCTAAAAATGTCGAACTTCTACTATTTCTCGAAAACAACATATGCGTTCAGTAAAATTGTGCTATAGCAGGTCGTAAAACTTTTAATATTTCTACTATGCCCTTTTTCTTCCCGCAAAGAGGAGAGGATTTAGGTGAGAGATATTATTCATTTTTTATTGCCCCTTCTCTGTACTTTTATACCTATTCCAACTGTTCTATGGAGGTTCTAAAAATATAATAGCATTTGTTAAAAATTTTGACAAAATTCTAAATTGTGGTTTAATTTTAATATGATAAAAAAATTTAAATTTATATGTGAACCACAAGTTTTTTATGGGAATAATTCTGTTTCTTTACTTCCATCAATTGTTAAAGAAACAAAAAGAAAAAAATTACTTGTTGTTGTAGATTCAAACTTCTCAAAAACAAGTTTTTTCAGGGATATAGAAAAAAAACTTTCTGGTGAAAAAATTGATTTCGTTGTTTTTGATAAAATTTCTGGTGAGCCAACAACTGATATTGGAGATGAATGTGCAGAATTCGGGAAAGAAAATAAATGTGATATTGTTTGTGGAATTGGCGGAGGGAGTAGTTTGGATGTTGCAAAAGCATCATCTGTTATAATTACAAATGGCGGATGTGTAAAAGATTATCAGGGATTAAATAAAGTCCCTGGACCGGGACTGCCTAAAATAATGATACCAACAACTGCCGGGACAGGGAGCGAAGTTACATTTACTGCTGTATTTATTAGAGAGGATACAAAAGAAAAAGGTGGAATAAATAGTCCATATCTTTATCCTGAATATGCAATACTTGACCCTGTCCTGACAGTTTCTTTACCAACAAATATAACATCCTCAACCGGGCTTGATGCTCTTTGTCATGCAATAGAAAGTTATATTTCAAAAAATTCAAATTTCCTTTCAGAATCTATCTCTCTTTGTGCTATAAAATATATCTGGGAAAATTTACCAATTGTTTATTCAAAAGATGAGGACTTAAAGGCAAGAGAGAAAATGCTTTATGGCAGTTTTCTTGCAGGCCTTGGACTTGTAAATGCAGGGGTAACTGCTGTACATTCTATATCTTATCCCTTGGGAGGTGTCTATAGAGTTCCACATGGAGTTGGAAATGGACTTCTTCTCCCTTATGTTTTAGAATTTGATATTAAAAAAGATATTTCTTATACTGTTGAAAGGAAATTATCTTCAATTGTTGATATTGTTAGAAGTGACTTCAAAGGAGATGAAAAAGAAAAAGCAAAGTTTTTAGTTGATGAAATAAAAAATTTCCTTAAATTATTCAAAATGCCCAAATTAAGGGATTTTAATATTGATAAAGAAAATTTCTCAAAACTTGCAGAAGATGCCTTAAAGGTCTCAGTTCCTATAATGAACAACCCTGTTGCAATAAAAAAAGAAGATATAATTGAAATTTATAATAATGCCTATTAATCAAATCTATATTTATCCTCTTCAACCCAGACAATCTTCCACTTTTTCCCTTCTTGCTTAAACTTAATTAAAAATCTCCCTGCTTCTTTTATAATTTCACCAGAAGGACTTATTGCTTTTCCTTCGCCAAATATTTTAACAACCGCAGTTTTATCAAAAATTTCTATATTCAAATTTCTAATAGAAATATCCACTTTTTGATAATTTTTGAGAATATTTTTGACTAAAAAAAATAATGTTCCCCAGGTATTTCCATATTCATCTCTATATTCAAAAGAAAAATGTTTCATAAACTCAGTATAGTTATTATTTTCTATTGCTTTTTCTGCTATTTTAATTGTCTGTTTTATTCTATCTTCTTCTGATATAAAAATAAATTTTTTTAATAAAAGAAAAATACAAATTAAAATTAAAAAATATACAAAAAATTTTTTTATTTTACCCATATTACTTTTCCTATAATATTTTTAATAGAGACATCAACTAACAAGTGTTGTGAAATATCCATATCTCTGTTATCTCCAATTACAAAAATATATCCCTTTTTAATTTTTATTTCGGGCATATTCCAGTTATCATTTTTATTTATCACATAAGGCTCTACTAACTTTTTCCCGTTTATAATAACATCCCCATTTATTATTTCAACTCTTTCGCCTTCTTTTCCAATAACTCTTTTTATAAAATAAACATATGGTCTATCTGATGTTCTGAAAACAACAATTTCTCCTCT
Encoded proteins:
- a CDS encoding NAD(P)-dependent oxidoreductase; the protein is MRICIIGGTGHIGINLVKFLLRENYEIFVVARGIKQTPENFRIKFVKKNYDNNKIEWENLFREIKPKIVVDILGSYAPLVYETSKIYCKHFILCGSVWMFGESKIVPTPEQTQSPCIFSNYAKRYAEMLELKNTAKKEGIIFTAIMPPNICGPGKIPLDCYGDRNIENHQNHKKGYPVPLPEPGQTLIGPCDAEDVAKAFFLAVLKSQKAADEIFNVGSAYAITSLNFVQTYEKIYGVKIPIQWYSWQEYCTKINPDPGANFHFKAHMCPDIRKISQKLGYKPSYTPEETMERAVLWMKQQVLI
- a CDS encoding iron-containing alcohol dehydrogenase; the encoded protein is MIKKFKFICEPQVFYGNNSVSLLPSIVKETKRKKLLVVVDSNFSKTSFFRDIEKKLSGEKIDFVVFDKISGEPTTDIGDECAEFGKENKCDIVCGIGGGSSLDVAKASSVIITNGGCVKDYQGLNKVPGPGLPKIMIPTTAGTGSEVTFTAVFIREDTKEKGGINSPYLYPEYAILDPVLTVSLPTNITSSTGLDALCHAIESYISKNSNFLSESISLCAIKYIWENLPIVYSKDEDLKAREKMLYGSFLAGLGLVNAGVTAVHSISYPLGGVYRVPHGVGNGLLLPYVLEFDIKKDISYTVERKLSSIVDIVRSDFKGDEKEKAKFLVDEIKNFLKLFKMPKLRDFNIDKENFSKLAEDALKVSVPIMNNPVAIKKEDIIEIYNNAY
- the lepB gene encoding signal peptidase I; this encodes MDKIVEMGIPSLKRIFFWICLILVLFLTRAFLIQPFKTFGPSMKPTISDNKIIFVNKIIYKFREPERGEIVVFRTSDRPYVYFIKRVIGKEGERVEIINGDVIINGKKLVEPYVINKNDNWNMPEIKIKKGYIFVIGDNRDMDISQHLLVDVSIKNIIGKVIWVK